The Dehalococcoidia bacterium genome has a window encoding:
- a CDS encoding 30S ribosomal protein S7, whose amino-acid sequence MPRRAFVKRRKVEADPKYNSELVTVFIRKIMLGGKKSTAQSVFYGAMDIMQEKEGKEPLSILQQAVTNATPLLEVRPRRVGGANYQVPVEVRKGRDVALALRWIIKASRERSGKSMAEKLSSELLDASKGQGAAVKKREETHKMAEANRAFAHYKW is encoded by the coding sequence ATGCCTCGTCGCGCATTTGTAAAACGAAGAAAAGTAGAAGCTGACCCCAAGTACAACAGCGAACTGGTAACGGTTTTCATCAGGAAAATCATGCTGGGCGGCAAGAAAAGTACCGCTCAGAGTGTTTTCTATGGGGCGATGGATATCATGCAGGAGAAGGAAGGCAAAGAGCCGCTTTCCATACTGCAACAGGCTGTCACCAACGCCACCCCGCTCCTGGAAGTCCGGCCACGCCGTGTGGGCGGCGCCAACTACCAGGTGCCCGTAGAGGTGCGCAAGGGGCGCGACGTGGCACTGGCCCTGCGCTGGATAATCAAGGCCAGCCGCGAGCGCAGCGGCAAATCCATGGCCGAAAAGCTGTCATCCGAACTCCTGGATGCCTCCAAGGGACAGGGGGCGGCGGTCAAGAAGCGCGAAGAGACTCACAAGATGGCCGAAGCCAACCGGGCTTTCGCCCACTATAAATGGTAA